AGGCAGCTGTCATGCGTTTTTCACATAAACCTTTATTTTATTTTTATATAATACCCCTATTAGTAAGTGCCACCCGATATTCTCAGCAGGCGGCAATGAGCATCCAATCTCGAGGGTTGAATCAGGACAAGAGTTTTATTAAATCGGAAAAACTCAGAGTTTTTGATTTATTAATTTTATTGATCAACCTGACAGGAATTATTATTCCATTATTATATCTAATAAGACAAAGTTCGTAATAATAAAGCAGGAAGAAATTATGCAAAAGAAAACAAAGATTGTGGCAACAATTGGTCCAGCATGTAATTCTAAGGAAATGATCAGTAAATTGATCAAGGCAGGGATGAATGTAGCCAGGTTAAATTTTTCACATGGTACCCATGAAGAGCATCTTAAAGTAATTAAGATAATTCGGGAACTTGATAAAGAGAATAATAAAATTGCGATTTTACAGGATATTGCTGGTCCTAAGATAAGAATAGGTGAAGTCATAAATGGTCCAATATTTCTTCATAAGAGGCAGAAATTTAACTTAACTGAAAAACCAGTGGAAGGTAATCAAGAACAAGTTATGGTAAATCATCCCGGATTCAGCAAATTTGTTCATAATGGTGATATTATCATGATAAATGATGGTATTGTAGAGCTTGTAGTAAAAGATGTGAAGCAGGATGTGGTAATTTGTGAAGTAGTAAGCGAAGGAATGATTTCCTCAAGAAAAGGAATCAGTTTGCCTACTGCATCTGCTGGAGTGCAGCTTCTGAGCGAGAAAGACAAATCAGATATCCGTTTTGGGATAAAGCATGGAGTGGATTTTATGGCGATATCCTTTGTTCGAAATGGAAATGATATTAGAGAAGTTAAAGAATTTATAGTCAAAGAAGGTGGTTCAGTCCCTTTGATCGCTAAAATAGAAAAACCAGAAGCCTTAGAAAATTTTGAAGAAATATTAGCTGAATCAAATGGAATTATGATCGCGCGGGGAGATCTAGGTGTGGAAGTAGCTTTTGAAAAAGTTCCCATTATACAGAAAAAATTGATCAGAAAGACAAATAGAGCTTGTAAACCCGTAATCACAGCAACACAAATGCTGGTTTCGATGGTAGATAATCTTCGACCTACTCGTGCGGAAGCTACTGATGTTGCTAATGCAATACTGGATGGTACTGATGCCGTGATGCTTTCTGAAGAAACAGCAATTGGTAAGAATCCAGAACTTGTAGTGAGTACGATGAATAAAATGGCAATAGAAGTGGAAAAAAGTCTTAATCGCACCTATAATATAAATGAACTTAGGGATGATGAAGCCCCGACAGCAGATCTTCATGTGGCAGAAACTGCCTGCCGTCTTACTAGGGGTACTGATTCAAAAGCGATAGTATGCTTTACCATGAGTGGCTCCACTGCCAGGAAGGTTTCCAGATTCCGACCTCGAGTTCCAGTAATCGCCTTAACGCAAAATATTAAAACATGCCATCAATTGAGTCTAAGCTGGGGAATTAATCCGGTTATGACAAAGGAAGTAAATAGTATTACAGAAGTAATTGTTGAAGCCAGGAATGAGATCCAAAAGATATCTGTAGCATCTAAGGGTGATAATTTTGTTATTACAGCAGGAATACCCTTTAATGAAGCAGGTAAAACAAATCTTACTGGTGTATTTGAAGTATAAAAAAAAGCCAGGTAATAACCTGGCTTCTATATGGTACCAGAGGCCGGACTTGAACCGGCACAAGCTTAAAGCTCGAGGGATTTTAAGTCCCTTGTGTCTACCAATTCCACCACTCCGGCGGGATCTTGGAGGCGACACCCGGATTCGAACCGGGGATAAAGATTTTGCAGACCTTTGCCTTACCACTTGGCGATGTCGCCAATTATGTAAAAATGGAGCGGGAAACGAGACTCGAACTCGCGACATCAACCTTGGCAAGGTTGCGCTCTACCACTGAGCTATTCCCGCTCATTAAGTAGAATCCTAAAAGCTATAAGAGGAAAATTCTGTCAAGAACAAAATGTGATATCTTAGTTAAAATTCAGTTGCCAAAATCAATGCTGAAACAGGTTGTAGAAATTGCTTTACATCAGACCTTACTCTTTAAGATTGTGAAATAGAGGTAAATAATGCAAAAACAGGCATATAGTTTATTTGCCAGATATTATGATCAATATATGGCACATGTGGAATATGATAGTTGGGTGGATTTTATATTGGGAAGGTATACCCGTAGATACAAAAAAAGTCCTGAAAGGGTATTGGAATTAGCTTGCGGAACAGGTAATATTTCCAGCAGATTAGTAAGACGTGGCTGTAATGTAGATGCAACTGATATATCTGAAGCCATGTTGGAATTAGCCAGAAACAAACCATTTCCAGCAAATTATGAAAAAGGTGATATGCTGGAACCTATTACTGGGGATAAATATGATCTTATTCTACTGTTGTTTGACAGCTTAAATTATCTTACTAAAGTTGAAGATGTTAATATTATGCTTAATAATGTGAGTGATTCATTAAGTAATAAGGGATTATTTATCTTTGATATCTCAACAATAAGGAATTGTCAAGAAAACTTTGATGGATTTATCAATATTGAAGATGAAGAAAGAGGATTTGTGATTCATGAAAGTGAATTTGATAATGCAAAATTGATGCATACAAATCATATCACATTTTTTGTACCTGAAGAGAATCATTATCAAAGGTATGATGAGTATCATCATCAAAAAATTTATCAGGTGGAAACACTAGTGCAATTTATAAAATCTTCCTCCCTTAAACTCAAGGGAATTTACCGATTATCTGAGGGTGAATCAATTATGATACCATCTGTAGATTACACTTACGCAGACAAACTTTATGATCGAGTGTTTTTTGTACTGGAATCAGATAATGCTTGAACTTGACAAATCTTATTTTAATAATTATGAATATATAACAGGAATTGACGAAGCGGGTAGAGGTCCACTGGCAGGACCTTTAGTAGTTGCTGCAGTCACAATGAAAAGGGGATTCTTGATAGAGGGTTTGAATGATTCCAAGAAACTTAGTGATAAAACCAGACGTAAACTTTATCAAAGAATCATTAATGAGGTAGTCGATTACAAAATAATTGTGATTGGTGTGGATGTGATTGACAGAATTAATATCTTGCAGGCAACAATGCTGGGTATGCAAAAGGCATGCACCTCATTGCAGAAGAAAGGAAAAATTCTAATAGATGGGAACAGGATTCCGGAAGAACTGAAAGAGATGGAAGCTGCAGCGATTGTGAAAGGAGATCAGAAAGTTTCTGCCATTGCTGCAGCATCCATCCTGGCAAAAGTTTATAGAGATGATATTATGATAGAATTAAATGAGAAATATCCTGAATATGGTTTTGCCCAAAATAAGGGTTATGGTACAAAGCTTCATCTGAGAGCATTAGTAAAACATGGAGTAACAGATGAACACCGGAAGAGTTATGGCCCTGTAGCTCAGCAAATACTATATTTTGATTAATAATCAGGGAGAAATAATATGAAGAAAAAATGTCTGGTAGTTACTGGCGGAGGAGATTGTCCAGGTTTAAATGCTGTAATCCGTGCAATAGTCAAACGTGCTGAGCCTGAGAAGGAATGGGAGGTATGGGGCAGTTATAATGCCTTTAATGGACTTTTAGAAAGTCCGATCAGATTGATGAAACTTGATAATAAGGCAGTTGCGGGTATTCATTTCAAAGGTGGAACAATAATTGGAACCACCAATAAGGGTGGACCTTTTAACTGGCCCCAGCAGACGGAAGATGGCAAACTGGAGTTAGCTGATGTTTCTGATGAAATGATTGAAAGGATGCAGGAATTAAATATCCAGGCTGTGATCAATATTGGTGGAGATGGTTCTCAGGCTATTTCCCAAAAGCTCTATGAAAAGGGTGTCAATGTGATAGGAGTCCCAAAAACTATAGATAATGATCTATCTTCTACTGATATGACCTTTGGATATCAGACTGCTGTGGA
The Candidatus Stygibacter australis genome window above contains:
- the pyk gene encoding pyruvate kinase produces the protein MQKKTKIVATIGPACNSKEMISKLIKAGMNVARLNFSHGTHEEHLKVIKIIRELDKENNKIAILQDIAGPKIRIGEVINGPIFLHKRQKFNLTEKPVEGNQEQVMVNHPGFSKFVHNGDIIMINDGIVELVVKDVKQDVVICEVVSEGMISSRKGISLPTASAGVQLLSEKDKSDIRFGIKHGVDFMAISFVRNGNDIREVKEFIVKEGGSVPLIAKIEKPEALENFEEILAESNGIMIARGDLGVEVAFEKVPIIQKKLIRKTNRACKPVITATQMLVSMVDNLRPTRAEATDVANAILDGTDAVMLSEETAIGKNPELVVSTMNKMAIEVEKSLNRTYNINELRDDEAPTADLHVAETACRLTRGTDSKAIVCFTMSGSTARKVSRFRPRVPVIALTQNIKTCHQLSLSWGINPVMTKEVNSITEVIVEARNEIQKISVASKGDNFVITAGIPFNEAGKTNLTGVFEV
- a CDS encoding class I SAM-dependent methyltransferase, with amino-acid sequence MQKQAYSLFARYYDQYMAHVEYDSWVDFILGRYTRRYKKSPERVLELACGTGNISSRLVRRGCNVDATDISEAMLELARNKPFPANYEKGDMLEPITGDKYDLILLLFDSLNYLTKVEDVNIMLNNVSDSLSNKGLFIFDISTIRNCQENFDGFINIEDEERGFVIHESEFDNAKLMHTNHITFFVPEENHYQRYDEYHHQKIYQVETLVQFIKSSSLKLKGIYRLSEGESIMIPSVDYTYADKLYDRVFFVLESDNA
- a CDS encoding ribonuclease HII, with the protein product MLELDKSYFNNYEYITGIDEAGRGPLAGPLVVAAVTMKRGFLIEGLNDSKKLSDKTRRKLYQRIINEVVDYKIIVIGVDVIDRINILQATMLGMQKACTSLQKKGKILIDGNRIPEELKEMEAAAIVKGDQKVSAIAAASILAKVYRDDIMIELNEKYPEYGFAQNKGYGTKLHLRALVKHGVTDEHRKSYGPVAQQILYFD